From Senegalia massiliensis, a single genomic window includes:
- a CDS encoding DMT family transporter, translating into MDKSELLKNKVSVTIIAIFCSMLWGSAFPVLKISYSELEIAAVDIYSKILFAGMRFFIASCLIFVVVMLFLKIPIKIKRETVISLLILGLLQTSLQYFFFYNGLAYTSGIKGSILASSGTFFVVILAHFIYHDDKMNFKKTIGLISGLLGIILVNWGKGGFNLNFTFRGEGFLIISGLVSAFGTILAKKLSKEIHPFIVTAWQMFLGSLILLIVGYSGAEEMLNFNPVSSGLLLYSAFLSATAFSLWYALLKYNRAGEITMFKFVIPVTGSFLSVLLLPKEEFTIYMFGALVLVASGIIFVNYKRKNTLNKNYPD; encoded by the coding sequence TTGGATAAAAGTGAATTATTAAAAAATAAAGTATCTGTTACAATAATAGCTATTTTTTGTTCTATGCTTTGGGGAAGTGCATTTCCTGTACTTAAAATAAGCTATAGTGAGCTAGAGATAGCAGCAGTTGATATATATTCTAAAATATTATTTGCAGGAATGAGATTTTTCATAGCATCATGTTTAATTTTTGTAGTAGTAATGCTTTTTTTAAAAATACCAATAAAAATAAAAAGAGAAACTGTGATATCTCTATTAATTTTAGGACTACTTCAAACTAGTTTACAATACTTTTTCTTTTACAATGGTTTAGCATATACAAGTGGGATAAAAGGTTCTATACTTGCTTCAAGTGGAACATTTTTTGTAGTAATACTTGCACATTTCATATATCATGATGATAAAATGAATTTTAAAAAAACAATAGGATTAATTTCAGGATTGTTAGGAATAATTTTAGTTAATTGGGGAAAAGGTGGTTTTAATTTAAACTTTACTTTTAGAGGTGAAGGATTTCTTATAATATCTGGACTAGTTTCTGCCTTTGGAACAATTCTAGCTAAAAAATTATCAAAAGAAATACATCCATTTATAGTAACAGCTTGGCAAATGTTTTTAGGCTCATTGATATTACTTATAGTAGGTTATAGTGGTGCAGAAGAGATGTTAAATTTTAACCCAGTATCTTCAGGATTATTATTATATTCTGCATTTCTATCAGCAACAGCATTTTCACTATGGTATGCCCTTTTAAAATATAATAGAGCTGGAGAAATAACAATGTTTAAATTTGTAATACCAGTTACTGGATCATTTTTATCAGTATTACTTTTACCAAAAGAAGAATTCACAATATATATGTTTGGAGCATTAGTTTTAGTAGCTTCAGGGATAATATTTGTAAACTATAAAAGAAAAAATACATTAAATAAGAATTATCCTGATTAG
- the cwlD gene encoding N-acetylmuramoyl-L-alanine amidase CwlD — translation MRELNIRKRDIIFIPIIILAVSLYFFNEKDIVLETSTPLMDKIIVLDAGHGGFDPGAIGNLTKKEDEINLEITLKLRRLIEQGGGIAVLTRDIDEGLDTEESKTYRQKKNEDLRNRRILINGSEPDIFISVHLNSFPQSQYYGAQTFYKKGSEESKVLAKGIQKELRRMLDKNNERVPQPRDSIYLIREADSASVLVECGFLSNPNEEKLLNNEEYQQKIAWAIYIGFIKHFE, via the coding sequence TTGAGAGAACTGAATATAAGAAAAAGAGATATAATTTTTATACCTATAATAATACTTGCTGTATCTTTATACTTTTTTAACGAAAAAGATATAGTATTAGAAACTTCAACACCTTTAATGGATAAAATAATAGTATTAGATGCTGGTCATGGTGGTTTTGATCCAGGTGCAATAGGAAATTTGACTAAAAAAGAAGATGAAATAAATCTAGAAATAACATTAAAATTGAGAAGATTAATAGAACAAGGCGGAGGGATTGCTGTACTTACAAGAGATATAGATGAAGGCTTAGATACTGAAGAATCTAAAACATATAGGCAGAAAAAAAATGAAGATTTAAGAAATAGAAGAATATTAATAAATGGTTCTGAACCAGATATTTTTATAAGTGTGCATTTAAATAGTTTTCCTCAGTCTCAATATTATGGTGCACAGACATTTTATAAAAAAGGATCTGAAGAAAGTAAAGTACTAGCAAAAGGAATACAAAAAGAACTTAGAAGAATGTTAGATAAAAATAATGAAAGAGTACCACAACCTAGAGATAGTATTTATCTTATAAGAGAAGCAGACTCTGCTTCTGTATTAGTTGAATGTGGTTTTTTATCTAATCCAAATGAAGAAAAACTACTTAATAATGAAGAATATCAACAAAAGATAGCATGGGCTATATACATAGGATTTATAAAACATTTTGAATAG
- a CDS encoding peroxiredoxin encodes MKYFDIGDKAPNFTLEGIVKGKPKNVSLSDYLGCWVVLFFYGSNFTFVUPTELAAVADRHEIFKRLNTMVLGISTDSIYSHKIFQQTSPSGRKINFPLLSDRTQRVSKKYGILNENEGFDWRGAFIIDPEGKIQAWMTNPQPVARNIDEIIRIIMALQFNRRTGRGAQAGWKPGNPGIPLGWDYVGKY; translated from the coding sequence ATAAAATATTTTGACATAGGAGATAAAGCACCTAATTTCACATTAGAAGGTATTGTAAAAGGAAAACCTAAAAATGTATCACTATCAGATTATTTAGGTTGTTGGGTAGTTTTATTTTTCTATGGATCAAATTTTACTTTTGTTTGACCTACGGAGCTTGCAGCAGTTGCTGACAGACATGAAATATTTAAAAGATTAAATACTATGGTATTAGGAATAAGTACAGATAGTATTTATTCTCATAAGATATTTCAACAAACTTCTCCATCAGGGAGAAAAATAAACTTTCCATTATTATCAGATAGGACTCAAAGAGTATCTAAAAAATATGGCATATTAAATGAAAATGAAGGTTTTGATTGGAGAGGCGCATTTATAATAGACCCAGAAGGAAAAATTCAAGCATGGATGACTAATCCTCAGCCTGTAGCTAGAAATATTGATGAGATTATCAGAATAATAATGGCTTTACAATTCAATAGAAGAACTGGAAGAGGGGCTCAAGCAGGATGGAAGCCAGGTAATCCTGGTATACCATTAGGTTGGGATTATGTAGGTAAATATTAA
- a CDS encoding AlwI family type II restriction endonuclease, translated as MNSWWFRMKPRSILRTIEWFPYFAALEGKNWNLKDEYKKSKNTKQPINIIRREYIYNAHKEGLKLSYDEFMSGEYDEVDVESAARNDKISFEFFGFGYVDNKNIVKVTDIGKLIVNKKMNDEFLLKQLLKLQFPSPIVKKKYKGNHVFAMEILIEVFKHFKYLTQLEIGLLFGCMDIKEVDITIEAIKKFRNKYNNLTNKLKTKDVMKIYKDILKNTYPKIKNKPMTYIDYADAFIRALTYTGLFLTRGRGIYTKLYIPEHSKVKIKLLQEKYKFIYNNERNLDLYMKYFGSPYNIILPWDNKEDRKIIVNNKMKNYKNIIKQEKQINKEFFIKNLPEIEKLIQSKEYKKLVIADEKLSESLLNINEQIFIQSLSKRRSSRKEIINKFEDINKGNEDMAALWLEVNTWKSLVAINGKHKVKRNFKIEEDLTPKSFAPGGGNTPDMEVYFNGFIIIPEVSLMSGVRQWEHEGSSVIDHVLKFIEEYKEKDVYGIFISKKMNVRLIWQFFILNKESWIGRNVPVIPITIEQYVDVISHIYIYELDINIFIELISKINKNALNVSNYMEWEVNINNIIKEWKNENTTNNKILKHQHK; from the coding sequence ATGAATTCATGGTGGTTTAGGATGAAACCTCGAAGTATTCTTAGAACTATAGAATGGTTTCCGTATTTTGCAGCATTAGAAGGCAAGAACTGGAACTTAAAAGATGAATATAAAAAAAGCAAAAATACAAAACAGCCTATAAATATTATAAGAAGAGAATATATATATAATGCACACAAAGAAGGGCTAAAACTAAGTTATGATGAATTTATGTCGGGAGAATATGATGAAGTGGATGTTGAAAGTGCAGCAAGAAATGATAAAATTTCTTTTGAGTTTTTTGGTTTTGGATATGTAGATAACAAAAATATTGTAAAAGTAACTGATATAGGAAAACTAATTGTAAATAAAAAAATGAATGATGAATTTCTTCTAAAACAGTTATTAAAATTACAGTTTCCTTCTCCTATAGTAAAAAAGAAATATAAAGGTAATCATGTTTTTGCTATGGAAATTTTAATTGAAGTGTTTAAACACTTTAAATATTTAACTCAGTTAGAAATAGGCTTATTATTTGGATGTATGGATATAAAAGAAGTAGATATAACTATTGAAGCAATAAAAAAGTTTCGCAATAAATATAATAATTTGACAAATAAACTAAAAACAAAAGATGTTATGAAAATTTATAAAGACATCTTAAAAAACACTTATCCTAAAATTAAAAATAAGCCAATGACATATATAGACTATGCAGATGCTTTTATAAGAGCGCTTACATATACAGGACTTTTTTTAACTAGAGGTAGGGGTATTTATACTAAACTTTATATTCCAGAACATTCTAAAGTTAAAATAAAGCTATTACAAGAAAAATATAAATTTATATACAATAATGAAAGAAATCTAGATTTATATATGAAATATTTTGGGTCCCCGTATAATATTATATTACCGTGGGATAACAAAGAAGATAGAAAAATTATAGTAAATAATAAAATGAAAAATTATAAAAATATTATTAAACAAGAAAAACAAATTAATAAAGAGTTTTTCATTAAAAATTTACCAGAAATTGAAAAATTAATACAATCTAAAGAGTATAAAAAATTAGTAATTGCAGATGAAAAATTATCAGAAAGTCTATTAAACATAAATGAACAAATATTTATTCAATCTTTATCTAAGCGAAGAAGTTCAAGAAAAGAAATAATAAATAAATTTGAAGATATTAATAAAGGAAATGAGGATATGGCAGCTTTATGGTTAGAAGTTAACACTTGGAAATCTTTAGTAGCGATTAATGGGAAACATAAAGTAAAAAGAAACTTTAAGATTGAAGAAGATTTGACACCAAAAAGTTTTGCACCAGGAGGAGGGAACACACCTGACATGGAAGTATATTTTAATGGGTTTATTATAATTCCTGAAGTATCGTTAATGTCAGGTGTAAGACAATGGGAACATGAAGGATCATCTGTTATTGATCATGTATTGAAATTTATAGAAGAGTATAAAGAAAAGGATGTATATGGAATATTTATATCAAAGAAAATGAACGTTAGATTAATATGGCAATTCTTTATATTAAATAAAGAAAGTTGGATAGGTAGGAATGTACCAGTAATTCCTATTACAATAGAACAGTATGTTGATGTTATTTCCCATATATATATATATGAATTAGATATTAATATTTTTATTGAACTTATATCTAAAATTAATAAAAATGCACTCAACGTATCAAATTATATGGAATGGGAAGTGAATATAAATAATATTATTAAAGAATGGAAAAATGAAAATACTACTAATAATAAAATATTAAAGCATCAACATAAATAA
- a CDS encoding DNA adenine methylase yields the protein MQPFVKWPGGKQEELKVIIPNLPKKIDRYIEPFVGGGAVYLDINSAKEYYINDKSNELINLYKCIKNQDQEFFNKIEAINHNWLLLEEIVKKNEKELIEKYIEFRNNQLSDLDFKDFVISFIIKHNKELNGLLETSFNINLKNFLNELERNLKNKTKRMKKIEKEKGELSQKDILDNYEAAFKSGFYMHFRHLYNNINVYKINSSFETAIFYFIREYCYSSMFRYNKKGNFNVPYGGISYNRKDFKSKINKLRYSQLIKHLNKTQIENLDFEEFLNKIEPTTKDFIFLDPPYDSDFSTYAQNKFEHNDQERLADYLKKTQAKFMVIIKNTDFIYSLYKEFYIKPFDKKYLVSFQNRNDKNAEHLIITNYKTIK from the coding sequence ATGCAACCATTTGTAAAATGGCCAGGGGGGAAACAAGAAGAACTTAAGGTTATAATTCCTAACTTGCCAAAGAAAATTGACAGATATATTGAGCCTTTTGTTGGAGGAGGAGCTGTATATTTGGACATAAATTCTGCTAAAGAATACTATATAAATGATAAATCAAACGAATTAATAAACTTATATAAGTGTATAAAAAATCAAGATCAAGAATTTTTTAATAAAATAGAAGCTATAAATCATAACTGGTTATTATTAGAAGAAATTGTAAAAAAAAATGAAAAAGAATTAATTGAAAAATATATAGAGTTTAGAAATAACCAATTGTCAGATTTAGATTTTAAAGATTTTGTAATTAGTTTTATAATTAAACACAATAAAGAATTAAATGGATTACTTGAGACAAGTTTTAATATAAATCTGAAAAATTTTTTAAATGAACTTGAACGAAATTTAAAAAATAAAACTAAAAGAATGAAGAAAATTGAAAAAGAAAAAGGTGAATTATCACAAAAAGATATTTTGGATAACTATGAAGCCGCGTTTAAAAGTGGTTTTTATATGCATTTTAGACATTTATATAATAATATTAATGTATATAAAATTAATAGTTCATTTGAAACTGCAATATTTTACTTCATAAGAGAATACTGTTATTCATCAATGTTTAGGTACAATAAAAAAGGGAACTTCAATGTTCCTTACGGAGGAATATCATACAATAGAAAAGACTTTAAATCAAAAATAAATAAGTTAAGATACTCACAATTAATTAAGCATTTAAATAAGACGCAAATTGAAAATTTAGACTTTGAAGAATTTTTAAATAAAATTGAACCTACTACTAAGGATTTTATTTTTTTAGATCCTCCATATGATAGTGATTTTTCAACTTATGCTCAAAATAAATTTGAACATAACGATCAAGAAAGACTTGCTGATTACCTTAAAAAAACTCAAGCAAAATTTATGGTAATAATAAAAAATACTGATTTTATTTACTCTTTATACAAAGAGTTCTATATAAAACCTTTTGATAAAAAATATTTAGTAAGTTTTCAAAATAGAAATGATAAAAATGCAGAACATTTGATTATAACGAATTATAAAACTATCAAATAA